The following nucleotide sequence is from Gordonia jinghuaiqii.
GCCCCGTGGATTCCGAGTTCACCGTGCGGCACGAACGACTCGTCGGTGCAGCGCGGCCACGTCGGACAACCGAGCCCGGAGCCGGTGACGCGAACGGCACCGCCGGTGGCGACGATTCCGACGTTGGAGACCAGCAGCGCGATCGCCCAGCGGTGGACGAACCGGGCGGTGGGTCGGCCGAAGCCGGGGATGAAACGCCAGGGACCGGTCAGCGCTCGCCGCGCGTCGGCACCGGCGGGAGCGGTGCCGGACCGGGCGGGCGCGGTCTCGGAGGTCGTCTTCGAAGTATCGGACGTCATCGGAATCGGAACCACCTCACGGCCAAGGTGCCGGCCACGGCGGCCCACACCAGCAGGACGCCCACCCCGAAGGCGTCGAACGAACCTTCAGCGGCCATCTCGAGGGCCTCGCTGAGAGCACCCGACGGGATGCACCGTGCGATCCAGTGCACGGCGTCGGGGATGTTGGAGTCGACCACCACGAGGCTGCCGAGTCCGATGAACGCGAACCACAGCAGGTTCGCCAGGGCCAGCACCACCTCGGCCTTGAGCGTGCCGCCCAGCAGCAGCCCGAGGGCGGCGAAACATGCGGTGCCGACGATCAGCACCAGCGCACCGATCAGCAGGCCGACCGGACTGGGGCGCCAGCCGAACGCGGCGCCGATCCCACCGAGGATCACCGACTGCAGCGCCACCACGATCAACACCGCGACGGATTTGCCGACGATGATGCCCCACCGCGGGATCGGTGTGGCGCCAAGCCTTTTCAGCGCTCCGTAGCGACGGTCGAAACCGACCGCGATCGCCTGGCCGGTGAAGGCCGTCGACATGACCGCCACGGTCAGGATGGCCGGGACGAACAGTGCGGCGCGCTGGGCCGGGCCGTCGCCGAAGGCGGTGTCGATCGGCAGCAGGCAGAGTCCGACGAGCAGGGTGATCGGGATGAACATGGTGAGCAGCAGTTGCTCGCCGTTGCGCAGGAGGAGCTTGAGTTCGAGTGTCGACTGCGCGGCGATCATCGCCGGCAACGACGCCGCACGCGGTGCCGGAGCGAACATGCCTGCGGGGAAGACCCCGGTCGCGTCGCCGTTCGGTGCGGGGCGGGGGAGTCCGGTGGGAGCGGGAGAGGTCACGGTCGTAGGGCCCGTCCGGTCAGATCGAGGAACACGTCTTCGAGGCTGCGGGTCTCCACGCGCAGGTCGGTGGCCAGCACGTTGATCTTCGCGCACCACGCCGTCACCGTCGCGAGGACCTGCGGGGTCATGGGGCCGATGACGAGGTAGGTGCCGGGCGTCGCCTCGGCGCAGTGATACCCCTCGGGCAGCGCGAGCAGGAGCAGGGACACGTCGAGTCCGCGCGGGGCGGTGAACCGCAGTTCGTTCTCCGCGCCCGTGCTCGTGAGATCGGCGGGGGAGCCGTCGGCGACCGCGCGGCCGTGATCGATGATCACCACCCGGTCGGCGAGCTCTTCGGCCTCGTCCATCAGGTGGGTGGTCAGCAGGACCGACACGCCGTCGGCGCGAAGGCGGTCGACGAGCTCCCACACGACGAGGCGGGCGTGGGCGTCGAGCCCGGCGGTCGGTTCGTCGAGGAAC
It contains:
- a CDS encoding ABC transporter permease; this translates as MTSPAPTGLPRPAPNGDATGVFPAGMFAPAPRAASLPAMIAAQSTLELKLLLRNGEQLLLTMFIPITLLVGLCLLPIDTAFGDGPAQRAALFVPAILTVAVMSTAFTGQAIAVGFDRRYGALKRLGATPIPRWGIIVGKSVAVLIVVALQSVILGGIGAAFGWRPSPVGLLIGALVLIVGTACFAALGLLLGGTLKAEVVLALANLLWFAFIGLGSLVVVDSNIPDAVHWIARCIPSGALSEALEMAAEGSFDAFGVGVLLVWAAVAGTLAVRWFRFR